A single region of the Microcella sp. genome encodes:
- a CDS encoding FadR/GntR family transcriptional regulator — protein sequence MAGQNERADADLVEPGDALDSGESLAHEALSRPVRTGNAFEETLARLLQLIRLGIVAPGDALAPERELAARFEVSRDTVRDAIRSLADAGYLESRRGRYGGTFVRDPLPDAQGAPAPEVTLDELDDILTLRTVLEVGAARAAAARALSAAERESLHSRLSELAEADPADYRRLDSRLHLTIAELSGSSRLVSLIAENRMHVNLLLDRIPLLAPNIAHSDEQHAQIVWAVLVGDAEGAARAMDEHLRGSQSLLRAFLG from the coding sequence ATGGCCGGGCAGAACGAGCGTGCAGACGCCGACCTCGTCGAGCCCGGCGACGCCCTCGACTCGGGCGAGTCGCTCGCGCACGAGGCGCTCTCTCGGCCCGTGCGCACCGGCAATGCGTTCGAAGAGACCCTCGCCCGCCTGCTGCAGCTCATCAGGCTCGGCATCGTGGCTCCCGGTGACGCTCTCGCGCCCGAGCGCGAGCTCGCCGCGCGGTTCGAGGTGAGCCGCGACACCGTTCGCGATGCCATCCGGTCGCTGGCCGATGCCGGCTACCTCGAGTCGAGGCGCGGTCGCTACGGCGGAACCTTCGTGCGCGACCCGCTGCCCGACGCGCAGGGCGCGCCAGCCCCCGAGGTGACGCTCGACGAGCTCGACGACATTCTCACGCTGCGCACGGTGCTCGAAGTGGGTGCAGCACGCGCTGCGGCGGCACGAGCGCTCTCAGCGGCAGAGCGCGAGTCGCTGCACTCGCGCCTCAGCGAACTCGCCGAGGCCGACCCGGCAGACTACCGACGCCTCGACTCACGGCTGCACCTGACGATCGCCGAGCTCTCGGGCAGCTCGCGACTGGTCTCGCTCATCGCCGAGAACCGCATGCACGTCAACCTGCTGCTCGACCGCATTCCGCTGCTGGCGCCCAACATCGCGCACTCTGACGAGCAGCATGCCCAGATCGTCTGGGCCGTGCTCGTGGGTGATGCCGAGGGCGCGGCGAGAGCGATGGACGAGCACCTTCGAGGCTCGCAATCGCTGCTGCGCGCCTTTCTCGGCTAG
- a CDS encoding 3-oxoacyl-ACP reductase, protein MTITPIDLTQRLKGKVAVITGGASGIGLATARRFAAEGATVVIGDMNPATGEAAAAEVGGLFVKVGVTDEAEVNHLFDTAQSTFGSLDIAFNNAGISPPDDDSIETTELPAWEKVQDVNLKSVYLCSRAALRHMVAQQSGSIINTASFVAVMGSATSQISYTASKGGVLAMTRELGVQFARQGIRVNALCPGPVNTPLLQELFATDPERAQRRLVHIPKGRFAEPEELAAAVAFLASDDASFITASTFLVDGGISGAYVTPL, encoded by the coding sequence ATGACCATTACCCCCATCGACCTCACCCAGCGCCTGAAGGGCAAGGTCGCCGTCATCACGGGCGGCGCGAGCGGCATCGGTCTCGCGACCGCGCGCCGCTTCGCCGCCGAGGGCGCCACCGTCGTCATCGGCGACATGAACCCCGCGACGGGCGAGGCGGCCGCGGCCGAGGTCGGCGGCCTCTTCGTGAAGGTCGGCGTGACCGATGAGGCCGAGGTCAACCACCTCTTCGACACGGCCCAGTCGACCTTCGGCTCGCTCGACATCGCGTTCAACAACGCGGGCATCTCGCCCCCAGACGACGACTCGATCGAGACCACCGAGCTGCCGGCGTGGGAGAAGGTGCAAGACGTCAACCTCAAGAGCGTCTACCTATGCTCGCGCGCGGCCCTTCGGCACATGGTCGCCCAGCAGTCGGGCTCGATCATCAACACGGCCTCGTTCGTGGCCGTCATGGGCAGTGCGACGAGCCAGATCTCGTACACTGCGAGCAAGGGCGGTGTGCTCGCCATGACGCGTGAGCTCGGGGTGCAGTTCGCCCGGCAGGGCATCAGGGTCAACGCCCTGTGCCCGGGCCCCGTGAACACTCCGCTGCTGCAAGAGCTCTTCGCGACCGACCCCGAGCGAGCGCAGCGCCGACTCGTGCACATTCCGAAGGGGCGGTTCGCCGAGCCCGAAGAGCTCGCCGCCGCGGTCGCCTTCCTCGCGAGCGACGACGCCTCGTTCATCACCGCCTCGACGTTCCTCGTTGACGGCGGCATCAGCGGCGCATACGTCACCCCGCTGTAG
- a CDS encoding aldehyde dehydrogenase — MSETTLINPADESIIGTVRHTTLDEVDAAVERAVVVQRSWAALAPVDRARALRRFAATVDAHVDELAELEVRNSGHPIGAARWEAGNVRDVLDYYSGAPERLIGQQIPVAGGLDVTFHEPLGVVGVIVPWNFPMPIAAWGFAPALAAGNAVLLKPADWTPLTAIRLGELALESGLPEHLLQVLPGRGSVVGDRFVTHERVRKVVFTGSTEVGKQVMAGCAAQVKPVTLELGGKSANIVFADADLEAAASGAPGSVFDNAGQDCCARSRLLVQRSVLDRFLELLEPAVQGFRVGDPHDEATEMGPLVSRGHFDNVAAFLDGSVPVAFTGTAPEGPGYWMPPTVLLPNRSDRVARDEIFGPVVSVLPFDDEADAIALANDSIFGLSGSIFTRDLGRGIRVARGVESGALSVNSHSSVRYATPFGGFKQSGLGRELGPDAPLAFTETKNVFFSHS, encoded by the coding sequence ATGAGCGAGACCACTCTCATCAATCCCGCTGACGAGTCGATCATCGGCACGGTGCGGCACACGACGCTCGACGAGGTCGATGCGGCCGTCGAACGGGCCGTCGTGGTGCAGCGGTCGTGGGCAGCGCTCGCGCCCGTCGACCGGGCTCGTGCGCTGCGCCGCTTCGCCGCGACGGTCGACGCGCACGTCGACGAGCTCGCCGAGCTCGAGGTGCGCAACTCGGGCCACCCGATCGGCGCCGCTCGCTGGGAGGCGGGCAACGTGCGCGACGTGCTCGACTACTACAGCGGAGCACCCGAGCGGCTCATCGGCCAGCAGATTCCCGTCGCCGGGGGTCTCGACGTCACCTTTCACGAGCCGCTCGGCGTCGTCGGGGTGATCGTGCCGTGGAACTTTCCCATGCCGATCGCGGCATGGGGATTCGCGCCAGCGCTCGCAGCCGGCAACGCCGTGCTGCTGAAACCCGCCGACTGGACGCCGCTCACGGCGATCCGGCTCGGCGAGCTCGCCCTCGAATCGGGGCTGCCCGAGCACCTGCTGCAGGTGCTGCCGGGCCGCGGCTCGGTCGTCGGCGACCGGTTCGTGACGCACGAGCGCGTGCGCAAAGTGGTCTTCACCGGCTCGACCGAGGTGGGCAAGCAGGTGATGGCCGGATGCGCGGCGCAGGTGAAGCCCGTCACGCTCGAGCTCGGCGGCAAGAGCGCGAACATCGTGTTCGCCGACGCCGACCTCGAGGCAGCGGCATCCGGCGCCCCCGGCTCGGTCTTCGACAATGCCGGGCAAGACTGCTGCGCGCGGTCGCGACTGCTCGTGCAGCGCAGTGTGCTCGACCGCTTTCTCGAACTGCTCGAGCCCGCCGTGCAGGGCTTTCGCGTCGGCGACCCCCACGACGAGGCGACCGAGATGGGGCCGCTCGTGTCGAGGGGGCACTTCGACAACGTCGCGGCCTTTCTCGACGGCAGCGTTCCCGTCGCGTTCACGGGCACGGCGCCCGAGGGCCCCGGCTACTGGATGCCGCCGACCGTGCTGCTGCCCAACCGCTCAGACCGCGTGGCGCGGGATGAGATCTTCGGCCCCGTCGTCTCGGTGCTGCCGTTCGACGACGAGGCCGACGCGATCGCGTTGGCCAACGACTCAATCTTCGGGCTGTCTGGCTCGATCTTCACGCGCGACCTCGGCCGCGGCATCCGCGTCGCCCGCGGGGTCGAGAGCGGCGCGCTGAGCGTCAACTCGCACTCGTCAGTGCGGTACGCGACCCCCTTCGGCGGGTTCAAGCAGAGCGGGCTCGGGCGCGAGCTCGGCCCTGATGCCCCGCTCGCCTTCACCGAGACCAAGAACGTCTTCTTCTCGCACAGCTAA
- a CDS encoding gamma-glutamyl-gamma-aminobutyrate hydrolase family protein — protein MIGLTTYLEQAQCGVWDVLAAFLPAVYIDAVTRAGGTAVLLPPQPLDEAAADAVLDGLDGLILTGGKDVDARRYGQQPHPANDAPRLDRDALEDVLLTRAIARDIPFLGICRGLQVLNTALGGSLIQHLPDAIGSSRYNAGGGVFTPNPAIIEPGTRTAALLGDRVTVQSYHHQAIDEVAPGLTVSARGDDGIVQAVDVDAMTFGVAVQWHPEESATDDARLFAGLVDAAVHYRENRKARA, from the coding sequence GTGATCGGTCTGACCACCTACCTCGAGCAGGCGCAGTGCGGCGTGTGGGATGTTCTCGCAGCGTTCTTGCCCGCCGTCTACATTGACGCGGTGACGCGCGCGGGCGGCACGGCGGTGCTGCTGCCTCCGCAGCCACTCGACGAGGCGGCGGCCGACGCCGTGCTCGACGGCCTCGACGGCCTGATCTTGACGGGCGGCAAAGACGTCGATGCGCGCCGATACGGTCAACAGCCGCACCCGGCGAACGATGCGCCGCGCCTCGATCGCGACGCTCTCGAAGACGTGCTGCTCACGCGGGCCATCGCCCGCGACATTCCCTTCCTCGGCATCTGCCGGGGGCTGCAAGTGCTCAACACGGCGCTCGGCGGCAGCCTCATCCAGCACCTGCCCGATGCGATCGGGTCGTCGCGCTACAACGCCGGTGGCGGCGTCTTCACCCCCAACCCCGCGATCATCGAGCCGGGCACGCGCACGGCAGCGCTGCTGGGCGATCGGGTGACCGTGCAGAGCTACCACCATCAGGCGATCGACGAGGTGGCGCCCGGCCTCACCGTGAGCGCCCGAGGCGACGACGGCATCGTGCAGGCGGTCGACGTCGACGCGATGACGTTCGGCGTGGCCGTGCAGTGGCACCCCGAAGAGTCGGCGACCGACGACGCTCGATTGTTCGCGGGCCTCGTCGACGCCGCGGTGCACTACCGAGAGAACCGGAAGGCCCGCGCATGA
- a CDS encoding glutamine synthetase family protein, with product MTAEQSPVRSGNLTLAELEGLIDAREIDTVIVAFADMQGRLVGKRVSARLFREEVAAHGAECCNYLLAVDVEMNTVGGYAMSSWQTGYGDMVMQPDLGTLRRIPWLPATALVIADLRRMDGGPVAPSPRQILQQQVDRLAQHGLVPFVGTELEFIVFDDSYREAWAKGYDHLTPASDYNIDYALLASTRMEPLLRDIRNGMDGAGMYCEGVKGECNFGQQEIAFRYAHALATCDNHVIYKNGAKEIADQHGKALTFMAKYDEREGNSCHIHLSVRGTDGSAVMAGDGPHGFSPLMEHWLAGQLAAMRELSLFFAPTINSYKRYVPGSFAPTGIAWGVDNRTCALRVVGSGHSLRVENRVPGGDVNPYLATAAIIAAGLHGIGNQLTLPEIFEGNAYDADVPRVPSTLRDAAELFAGSELARAAFGDEVMAHYLNMAKVEQSAFDAAITDWERIRGFERL from the coding sequence ATGACTGCAGAACAGTCGCCCGTCCGGTCGGGAAATCTGACGCTCGCCGAACTCGAAGGCCTCATCGACGCTCGCGAGATCGACACCGTGATCGTGGCCTTCGCCGACATGCAGGGGCGCCTGGTGGGCAAGCGGGTCTCGGCGCGACTGTTCCGTGAAGAAGTCGCCGCGCACGGCGCCGAGTGCTGCAACTACCTGCTCGCCGTCGACGTCGAGATGAACACCGTCGGCGGCTACGCGATGTCGTCGTGGCAGACCGGCTACGGCGACATGGTCATGCAGCCCGACCTCGGCACCCTGCGCCGCATTCCGTGGCTGCCGGCCACGGCGCTCGTCATCGCCGACCTGCGCCGCATGGATGGCGGCCCCGTCGCCCCGAGCCCGCGGCAGATCTTGCAGCAGCAGGTCGATCGACTCGCCCAGCACGGGCTCGTGCCCTTCGTCGGCACCGAGCTCGAGTTCATCGTCTTCGACGACAGCTATCGCGAGGCGTGGGCGAAGGGCTATGACCACCTGACCCCCGCGAGCGACTACAACATCGACTACGCGCTGCTCGCGTCGACGCGCATGGAGCCGCTCTTGCGCGACATCCGCAACGGCATGGACGGCGCCGGCATGTACTGCGAGGGCGTCAAGGGCGAGTGCAACTTCGGCCAGCAAGAGATCGCCTTCCGCTACGCGCACGCCCTCGCAACGTGCGACAACCACGTCATCTACAAGAACGGTGCGAAAGAGATCGCCGACCAGCACGGCAAGGCGCTCACCTTCATGGCCAAGTACGACGAGCGCGAGGGCAACAGCTGCCACATTCACCTCAGCGTGCGCGGCACCGACGGCTCGGCCGTCATGGCCGGCGACGGGCCGCACGGCTTCTCGCCCCTCATGGAACACTGGCTCGCCGGGCAGCTCGCCGCCATGCGCGAGCTGAGCCTGTTCTTCGCCCCCACCATCAACTCGTACAAGCGCTACGTGCCCGGCAGCTTCGCGCCGACGGGCATCGCCTGGGGCGTCGACAACCGCACATGCGCGCTGCGGGTCGTGGGCTCTGGCCACAGTCTGCGCGTCGAGAACCGCGTGCCAGGGGGCGACGTCAACCCCTACCTCGCCACCGCGGCCATCATCGCCGCGGGCCTGCACGGCATCGGGAACCAGCTGACGCTGCCCGAGATCTTCGAAGGAAACGCCTACGACGCCGACGTGCCGCGCGTGCCGTCGACCCTGCGCGATGCGGCCGAGCTGTTCGCGGGCTCCGAGCTCGCGCGCGCCGCGTTCGGCGACGAGGTCATGGCGCACTACCTCAACATGGCGAAGGTCGAGCAGTCGGCCTTCGACGCGGCGATCACCGACTGGGAGCGCATCCGTGGCTTCGAACGGTTGTGA
- a CDS encoding YhgE/Pip family protein has product MTSTLTRPRLRGVRRWLTLAAAVTVPLALVGLALAAVGNDSAALERIPAAVVNDDTLLTIVDDNGDEQFVFAGRQLVTELTAPGNDGFSWRVTSADEAADALARGDVYAVLTIPPTFSESLLTIGTPDPVQARLSIETDDAHSYLAGSVVQAVGSGLAQQFGASITARYLDGLTAGLGELGVALEQAADGASQLGDGATQLSDGLSGLSAGTSASASGARQLSSGIAQYTSGVSSLSTGLAQLDAGARQLEPLQQALGGLVPQSGALAADITALAPAIAASNLSDADKAAFQAALVDAQVLAGTAVAVVPQTNGALDGLQSGIAQSAAGAAALAAGGADLRAGSSSLAAGLGTLASGTNEVSAGAATLADGVDELATGLATGAAGIPEAGDSAIATEPVVVDASRSNEVSGVGSVIAETLVPVGLWIGALATFIALRPAARGVIGTSAAGGTIVRRSIGRASIIALAQAALVTLLVHAVSGVDWMLLPATLALTSIIALAFTAVHAALTLTLGRAGLVVSLLLLVVQLVATGGIVPIAALADPFPALSTILPLSYAVDGMQALFAGGDPARIWAAVAVMVLLGLLSLAVARLAAGRSRRRDALDAFAPALAPA; this is encoded by the coding sequence ATGACGTCGACACTCACCCGCCCTCGCCTGCGCGGTGTGCGCCGCTGGCTGACCCTCGCCGCAGCGGTGACCGTGCCGCTGGCCCTCGTGGGCCTCGCGCTCGCGGCCGTCGGCAACGACTCGGCCGCGCTCGAGCGCATCCCCGCAGCCGTCGTCAACGACGACACCCTCCTCACGATCGTCGACGACAACGGCGACGAGCAGTTCGTCTTCGCCGGTCGCCAACTGGTCACCGAGCTGACCGCCCCGGGCAACGACGGCTTCTCGTGGCGGGTGACGAGCGCCGATGAGGCTGCTGATGCTCTCGCGCGGGGCGACGTGTACGCGGTGCTGACGATTCCGCCGACCTTCTCAGAGTCGCTCTTGACGATCGGCACCCCCGATCCGGTGCAGGCGCGGCTCTCGATCGAGACCGACGACGCCCACAGCTACCTGGCTGGCTCGGTGGTGCAGGCGGTCGGCAGCGGGCTCGCCCAGCAGTTCGGGGCGAGCATCACGGCGCGCTACCTCGACGGCCTCACTGCAGGGCTCGGCGAGCTGGGGGTCGCGCTCGAGCAGGCGGCCGACGGAGCCTCGCAACTGGGTGACGGCGCCACGCAGCTGAGCGACGGGCTCTCGGGGCTCAGCGCCGGAACCTCGGCGTCGGCGAGCGGCGCTCGCCAGCTCTCGAGCGGCATCGCGCAGTACACCTCGGGCGTCTCGTCGCTCTCGACGGGGCTCGCACAGCTCGATGCTGGTGCTCGCCAGCTCGAGCCGCTGCAGCAGGCCCTCGGCGGGCTGGTGCCGCAGTCGGGAGCACTCGCGGCCGACATCACCGCTCTCGCGCCCGCGATCGCGGCGTCGAACCTCAGCGATGCCGACAAGGCGGCGTTCCAGGCAGCCCTCGTCGACGCTCAGGTGCTCGCCGGCACGGCGGTGGCCGTCGTGCCGCAGACGAACGGCGCTCTCGACGGGCTGCAGTCTGGCATCGCTCAGAGCGCTGCGGGCGCCGCCGCGCTCGCGGCGGGTGGCGCCGACCTGCGTGCGGGATCGTCGTCGCTCGCGGCCGGTCTCGGGACCCTCGCCTCGGGCACGAACGAGGTGTCTGCCGGAGCCGCAACGCTCGCTGATGGCGTCGACGAGCTGGCCACGGGCCTTGCGACGGGCGCCGCGGGCATTCCCGAAGCCGGTGACAGTGCGATCGCCACCGAACCCGTGGTGGTCGATGCGAGTCGTTCGAACGAGGTTTCGGGGGTCGGCTCGGTCATCGCCGAGACGCTCGTGCCGGTCGGCCTGTGGATCGGCGCACTCGCCACCTTCATTGCTCTGCGCCCTGCGGCGCGCGGCGTCATCGGCACCTCGGCCGCCGGTGGCACGATAGTGCGCCGCTCGATCGGCCGTGCGTCGATCATCGCGCTCGCGCAGGCCGCGCTCGTCACGCTGCTGGTGCACGCGGTGAGCGGTGTCGACTGGATGCTGCTGCCGGCGACCCTGGCTCTCACGAGCATCATCGCGCTCGCGTTCACGGCCGTGCACGCGGCCCTCACCCTGACGCTCGGTCGGGCGGGGCTCGTCGTCTCGCTGCTGCTGCTCGTCGTGCAGCTCGTGGCGACGGGCGGCATCGTGCCGATCGCGGCCCTCGCCGACCCCTTCCCGGCACTCAGCACGATTCTGCCGCTCTCGTACGCGGTCGACGGCATGCAGGCGCTCTTCGCCGGGGGCGACCCGGCCCGCATCTGGGCGGCGGTCGCCGTCATGGTGCTGCTCGGGCTGCTCTCGCTCGCGGTGGCGCGGTTGGCGGCCGGGCGGTCTCGTCGGCGCGACGCGCTCGACGCCTTCGCGCCCGCACTCGCGCCTGCGTAG
- a CDS encoding MMPL family transporter, giving the protein MATLLYRLGRYAYRRARLVIVTWLVLFAAALGAGIGLGGQTDETFSIPGTESQVALDQLNALFPAVAGASVNAVVVAPEGMLISDEAVRDEIDALVAEIAAVDGVESVLGPFDEFADGQVSADESIALVRVQLIGSSRDVSEATLDALVATADTVEPRVEFGGQVFQETTVGLTVVEVLGVLFAGAVLIITFGSIRPAWMPLATALIGVGTVVGGILALASVLPVSSSAPLLAVMIGLAVGIDYALFILSRHRGQLARGMDAAESAAVAVGTAGSAVVFAGVTVIIALLGLLVVGVPFLSVMGVGAAFAVLIAIIGAVTLLPALLGIAGAKLAPKPGSRAWKRAHPTDTSAPTMGRRWVRGVMKRPILTSISVVAVLGVLSIPALSLDLNLPDGGSEPAGSTQREAYDLIAEGFGPGTAGPLLVTLDITQSTEILDDLEAIRAELEQVEGVASVSRGIPSPGLETAIFQVAPETAPDDPQTKVVVAELRELAPELEAEFGTPLAVTGVTAVGIDISTRLTNALVPFGLVVVGLSVMLLMAVFRSVLVPVKAALGFVLSVGTGMGVAVAVFQWGWGAELLHAEPGPILSFMPIILMAVLFGLAMDYEVFLVSGMREEFVRTDDARLAIDNGFANGARVVTAAALIMFFVFASFVPEGAGLIKPIALGLAVGIAVDAFVVRMTLGPALMTLFGRAAWWFPRWLDRLLPDLDVEGEKLRHHRDHRAWADSHENSVIVAEAVTVTGSDARLDLVAAAGARVDLVGDSATRRLMGAALAGYLPITTGRAVVADAVLPSEAGRASRRVTLVDVSGDRLASTVSIGALVSERMALAAGYPRAPRRSRRWVSRLAATIDALGLDAGAVRDAETPVVSLDARRRALVLAAVATLDATAVIVLDHRDDALTAADIDLADALVQRLAPPAVVRVWGREPGSDTAAETTTVVLEPRPAFADRSDLS; this is encoded by the coding sequence ATGGCCACGCTTCTCTACCGGCTCGGCCGGTACGCCTACCGCCGCGCGCGGCTCGTCATCGTCACCTGGCTCGTGCTGTTCGCAGCGGCGCTCGGTGCGGGAATCGGGCTGGGCGGGCAGACAGACGAGACCTTCAGCATCCCCGGCACAGAATCGCAGGTCGCGCTCGACCAGTTGAACGCGCTCTTTCCGGCCGTCGCCGGCGCGAGCGTGAACGCCGTCGTGGTGGCTCCCGAGGGCATGCTCATCAGCGACGAGGCCGTGCGCGACGAGATCGACGCGCTTGTCGCCGAGATCGCCGCCGTCGACGGCGTCGAGTCGGTGCTCGGCCCCTTCGACGAGTTCGCCGACGGCCAGGTGAGCGCCGACGAGTCGATCGCGCTCGTCCGGGTGCAGCTCATCGGCTCGTCTCGCGACGTCAGCGAGGCGACCCTCGACGCTCTCGTCGCCACGGCAGACACTGTCGAGCCGCGGGTCGAGTTCGGCGGCCAAGTCTTTCAAGAGACCACGGTGGGTCTCACCGTCGTCGAAGTGCTCGGCGTGCTCTTCGCCGGGGCAGTGCTCATCATCACCTTCGGGTCGATTCGACCGGCGTGGATGCCGCTGGCGACCGCACTCATCGGCGTCGGCACCGTCGTAGGCGGCATTCTCGCCCTCGCCTCGGTGCTGCCGGTCTCGAGCTCTGCGCCCCTGCTCGCGGTCATGATCGGGCTCGCCGTCGGCATCGACTATGCCCTGTTCATCTTGTCTCGGCATCGAGGGCAGCTGGCGCGCGGCATGGACGCCGCCGAGTCGGCCGCCGTCGCGGTCGGCACCGCAGGCAGCGCGGTCGTCTTCGCGGGAGTCACCGTCATCATCGCGCTGCTCGGGCTGCTCGTCGTCGGGGTTCCCTTTCTCTCGGTGATGGGGGTCGGTGCCGCGTTCGCCGTGCTCATCGCCATCATCGGCGCTGTCACGCTGCTGCCAGCGCTGCTCGGCATCGCGGGTGCGAAGCTCGCGCCGAAGCCCGGTTCGCGCGCCTGGAAGCGCGCGCACCCGACCGACACCTCGGCGCCCACGATGGGCCGTCGCTGGGTGCGCGGCGTCATGAAGCGCCCGATCCTCACGAGCATCTCGGTCGTCGCCGTGCTCGGGGTGCTGTCGATTCCGGCGCTGTCGCTCGACCTCAACCTGCCAGACGGCGGCAGCGAGCCGGCGGGCTCGACGCAGCGCGAAGCCTACGACCTCATCGCCGAGGGCTTCGGCCCCGGCACGGCCGGCCCGCTGCTGGTGACGCTCGACATCACCCAGTCGACCGAGATTCTCGACGACCTCGAGGCCATCAGGGCAGAGCTCGAGCAGGTGGAGGGGGTCGCGAGCGTGAGTCGGGGCATCCCGTCACCGGGTCTCGAGACAGCCATCTTCCAGGTCGCCCCTGAGACGGCGCCCGATGACCCGCAGACCAAGGTGGTCGTCGCCGAGCTGCGCGAGCTCGCACCCGAGCTCGAGGCAGAGTTCGGCACGCCGCTCGCCGTGACCGGGGTCACCGCCGTCGGCATCGACATCTCGACCCGCTTGACGAACGCGCTCGTGCCGTTCGGCCTCGTGGTCGTCGGGCTCTCGGTGATGCTGCTCATGGCGGTCTTCCGCTCGGTGCTCGTACCCGTCAAGGCGGCGCTCGGATTCGTGCTCTCGGTCGGCACGGGCATGGGAGTAGCCGTGGCCGTCTTCCAGTGGGGGTGGGGCGCCGAGCTGCTGCACGCCGAACCCGGCCCCATTCTGAGCTTCATGCCGATCATCCTGATGGCGGTGCTCTTCGGCCTCGCGATGGACTACGAGGTGTTCTTGGTGTCTGGCATGCGCGAAGAGTTCGTGCGCACCGACGATGCGAGGCTCGCGATCGACAACGGTTTCGCGAACGGTGCTCGCGTGGTCACCGCCGCCGCGCTCATCATGTTCTTCGTCTTCGCCTCGTTCGTGCCAGAAGGCGCGGGGCTCATCAAGCCCATCGCGCTCGGGCTCGCCGTCGGCATCGCGGTCGACGCCTTCGTCGTGCGCATGACGCTCGGCCCGGCCCTCATGACGCTGTTCGGGCGCGCGGCCTGGTGGTTTCCGAGGTGGCTCGACCGACTGCTGCCCGACCTCGACGTCGAGGGCGAGAAGCTGCGACACCACCGCGACCACCGTGCGTGGGCCGACAGTCACGAGAACTCTGTCATCGTCGCCGAGGCGGTCACCGTCACGGGGTCGGATGCCCGGCTCGACCTCGTCGCCGCCGCGGGTGCTCGCGTCGACCTCGTCGGCGACTCGGCGACCCGTCGACTCATGGGCGCCGCCCTGGCGGGGTATCTTCCGATCACCACGGGGCGCGCTGTCGTAGCCGATGCGGTGCTGCCCTCTGAGGCGGGGCGCGCTTCGCGACGCGTCACGCTCGTCGACGTGAGCGGCGACCGGCTCGCCTCGACCGTGTCGATCGGCGCGCTCGTGAGCGAGCGCATGGCGCTCGCCGCCGGATACCCGCGCGCGCCGAGGCGCTCACGGCGCTGGGTGTCGCGACTCGCCGCGACGATCGACGCGCTCGGACTCGATGCGGGTGCTGTGCGCGATGCCGAGACGCCGGTCGTCTCGCTCGACGCTCGCCGACGCGCGCTCGTGCTCGCTGCCGTGGCGACGCTCGACGCCACGGCCGTGATCGTGCTCGACCATCGCGATGATGCCCTCACCGCCGCCGATATCGACCTCGCCGACGCCCTCGTGCAGCGGCTCGCGCCACCCGCGGTCGTGCGGGTGTGGGGTCGTGAGCCCGGCTCTGACACCGCTGCCGAGACCACGACCGTGGTGCTCGAGCCTCGACCCGCCTTTGCTGACAGGAGCGACCTCTCATGA
- a CDS encoding TetR/AcrR family transcriptional regulator translates to MPLHDDLRAIALAEFATSGYAATSLQRIADLAGTSKASVLYHFASKELLLADIVSPALDDLETLLETIESAGGLRRSDFVERFVDLLLQHRQVVPLVINQGATLDDVPVMHRATLIMLRVAELFRLASSSTKDKLRFGVAFGGVAYTLAAAERLGLNGEIPIDEVRSALLEILHDLLVPADTTIR, encoded by the coding sequence ATGCCCTTGCACGATGACCTTCGCGCCATAGCGCTCGCCGAGTTCGCCACCTCGGGCTATGCGGCGACCTCGCTGCAGCGCATCGCCGACCTCGCGGGCACCTCGAAGGCGAGCGTCTTGTATCACTTCGCCTCGAAAGAGCTGCTGCTCGCCGACATCGTCAGCCCCGCGCTCGATGACCTCGAAACCCTGCTCGAGACCATCGAGAGCGCGGGCGGCCTGCGTCGCTCAGACTTCGTCGAGCGCTTCGTCGACCTGCTGCTGCAGCACCGCCAAGTGGTGCCCCTCGTCATCAACCAGGGCGCGACCCTCGACGATGTGCCGGTGATGCACCGAGCAACCCTGATCATGCTGCGAGTGGCAGAGCTCTTCAGGCTCGCGAGCAGTTCGACGAAAGACAAGCTGCGCTTCGGCGTGGCATTCGGTGGCGTCGCCTACACCCTGGCGGCCGCCGAGCGACTGGGTCTCAACGGCGAGATTCCGATCGACGAGGTGCGCTCTGCACTGCTCGAGATCTTGCACGACTTGCTCGTGCCCGCCGACACGACCATTCGCTAA